A window of Mucilaginibacter paludis DSM 18603 contains these coding sequences:
- a CDS encoding oxidoreductase, with product MTKIWFITGSSRGLGRSLTEAVLAKGDQVAATARKPEQLNDLVEKYPGQIYPIQLDVTQHNEIDQAVTDAIAKFGKIDVLVNNAGFGIIGAAEAFTDDQVKSQLETNLYAPIQVTRAVLPYMRKQRSGRILQISSIGGRVGNAGLTMYQAAKFGLSGFSEALAKEVAPLGIHVTSVEPGGFRTDWAGASMTYAPPVEGYELTVGQRADYILSGKFVPMGDPEKAAKVILELANHPEPPVHLVLGSEAIAILKQANAARQAEMEKWMMVSTSTDHDESSNFLETALGKAMLK from the coding sequence ATGACAAAGATTTGGTTTATAACAGGCAGCTCCAGAGGATTGGGGCGCAGCCTTACAGAAGCAGTGCTGGCTAAGGGAGATCAGGTGGCGGCAACAGCCCGCAAGCCGGAACAATTAAATGACCTTGTTGAAAAATATCCGGGGCAAATTTATCCTATTCAATTGGATGTAACCCAGCACAACGAGATTGATCAAGCGGTAACCGACGCTATAGCCAAGTTTGGAAAAATTGATGTATTGGTAAATAACGCGGGCTTTGGTATCATTGGCGCGGCAGAAGCTTTTACAGATGACCAGGTAAAGAGCCAGTTGGAAACTAACCTGTACGCGCCTATCCAAGTTACCCGCGCGGTATTGCCCTATATGCGCAAGCAACGCTCAGGCCGCATTTTACAAATCAGTTCGATAGGTGGCCGGGTGGGCAACGCAGGCTTAACCATGTACCAGGCTGCCAAATTTGGATTGAGCGGATTTAGCGAAGCATTGGCCAAAGAGGTAGCGCCGCTTGGCATCCATGTAACCAGTGTTGAGCCGGGTGGTTTCCGCACCGATTGGGCCGGTGCATCCATGACTTATGCGCCACCGGTAGAAGGTTATGAATTAACAGTTGGCCAAAGAGCCGATTATATTTTGAGTGGTAAATTTGTACCGATGGGCGATCCGGAAAAGGCAGCCAAAGTTATTTTGGAACTGGCAAACCACCCTGAACCGCCGGTGCATTTGGTATTAGGCAGCGAAGCCATTGCCATACTAAAACAAGCCAATGCCGCCAGGCAGGCCGAGATGGAAAAATGGATGATGGTTAGCACATCCACGGATCATGATGAATCGTCAAACTTCTTGGAAACAGCATTGGGCAAGGCGATGTTGAAGTAG
- a CDS encoding TonB-dependent receptor — MKQYNYLKTLSAFLLLLVCSLTALGQQVRGTIRGRIVTNKNEPAENVSVVLKGTNYGTVTNDDGKFQFRVPAGSYTLVVSHVNLRNQELPVSVITGRLTQVPVIVVSANVSSLREISVNGEKTNKFVRKRSDDVAKMPLDNLENPQVYSSVGKELLQEQAVFSADDAIRNVPGITRLWAPTGRAGDGGSYFTLRGFSVQTSLRNGISGLVTNTVDAANLEKLEVVKGPSGTLYGSSLISFGGLINRVTKKPFENTAGEITYAGGSYNFNRISVDYNTPIDSAKKALLRINSAYNSTGSFQDNGFNKNFVFDPSFSYKVSDRLTLSFDAEISHGTGTTPPIFYFASTIADLGVSSADQLNINYKRAYQANDLVTTSDNVNFYGKVDYKISDSWQSQTSFSTTNSSSSGYEPYFYLLAGNNSIARDVWAIDGNVNTLQIQQNFAGDFKIAGLRNRLLIGLDFLKQTANLKYSDPNSGSDAFDVINLKGPIPTYNNFNKAKVDSLFQNLPLSTTYSRYNNYTYSAYVSDVLNITDNLSAMASLRIDYFDSKAIDNPATGSSSNSYHQVALSPKFGLVYQLVKNHVSLFGNYMNGFSNTTPGTDFYGKSFKPEQANQLEGGIKLDVFNGKLSSTISYYDIKVKDIIKADPSHANFSIQDGSQYSRGFEAEVIANPVKGLNIVAGYSHNNSLMTNSSPTYDNGRRPQTAGPANSANFWASYTLIAGNAKGLGLGFGGNYSGDNQVINNAYNGVFTLPSFTVLNTGVFYNKEKYRLAVNVNNLTNKEYWIGYTTVNPQMLRQVIASLSYKF; from the coding sequence ATGAAGCAATACAATTACCTCAAAACCTTATCGGCATTCCTTCTGCTGCTTGTTTGTTCTTTAACCGCGCTCGGCCAACAGGTACGGGGCACTATTCGGGGAAGAATCGTGACGAATAAAAATGAACCTGCCGAAAATGTATCGGTTGTGTTAAAAGGAACCAACTACGGTACGGTTACTAACGATGACGGTAAATTCCAGTTCCGCGTTCCGGCAGGGAGTTATACCCTGGTAGTATCCCACGTCAATCTCAGAAACCAGGAATTGCCTGTTAGCGTAATTACAGGGCGGCTTACGCAAGTTCCGGTAATTGTGGTGTCGGCAAATGTAAGCTCACTACGCGAAATCAGCGTTAACGGCGAAAAAACCAATAAGTTTGTACGCAAGCGCAGTGATGATGTAGCTAAAATGCCGCTGGATAACCTGGAGAATCCGCAGGTTTACAGCAGTGTGGGGAAAGAGTTATTGCAGGAGCAAGCGGTGTTTTCTGCGGACGACGCGATCAGGAATGTGCCGGGTATAACCAGATTGTGGGCACCTACAGGCCGGGCCGGTGATGGGGGGAGTTATTTTACGTTACGCGGTTTTTCGGTGCAAACTTCTTTACGAAACGGCATTAGCGGCTTGGTTACAAATACCGTAGATGCTGCAAATTTGGAGAAACTCGAAGTAGTTAAGGGCCCATCGGGTACGCTTTACGGCAGCAGTCTCATCTCTTTTGGGGGCTTAATTAACAGGGTTACCAAAAAGCCTTTTGAAAATACAGCAGGCGAAATTACATACGCAGGCGGCAGTTACAACTTCAACCGTATCAGCGTTGATTATAATACCCCGATAGACTCTGCTAAAAAAGCACTGTTACGTATCAATAGCGCGTATAACAGCACCGGCAGTTTTCAGGATAATGGTTTTAACAAAAACTTTGTTTTTGACCCCAGCTTTAGCTATAAAGTTAGCGACCGCTTAACCTTATCTTTTGACGCCGAAATTAGCCACGGAACAGGTACAACCCCGCCGATATTCTATTTTGCATCCACCATTGCCGATCTGGGGGTGAGTAGTGCCGACCAATTAAATATCAACTATAAACGAGCCTATCAGGCCAATGACCTGGTCACTACTTCAGACAATGTAAATTTTTACGGTAAGGTTGATTACAAGATCTCCGATAGCTGGCAGTCGCAAACTTCTTTTTCTACCACCAATAGCAGTTCCTCGGGCTATGAACCTTACTTCTACCTGTTGGCAGGTAATAATTCAATCGCGCGCGACGTTTGGGCCATCGACGGCAATGTCAATACTTTACAAATACAACAAAATTTTGCAGGTGATTTTAAAATTGCGGGCCTGCGTAACAGGTTACTAATAGGGCTCGACTTTTTAAAGCAAACCGCTAACCTGAAATACAGCGATCCTAATTCTGGTTCTGATGCTTTTGATGTGATTAATTTAAAAGGCCCTATACCCACCTATAATAACTTTAATAAAGCCAAAGTAGATTCTTTGTTTCAAAACTTGCCTTTATCAACTACTTACAGCCGCTATAATAATTATACCTATAGCGCCTATGTATCGGATGTATTGAACATTACCGATAACCTATCGGCAATGGCCAGTTTAAGGATTGATTACTTTGATAGCAAAGCCATTGATAATCCGGCAACGGGCTCCAGCAGTAATAGTTACCACCAGGTAGCCTTGTCGCCAAAGTTTGGTTTGGTTTATCAATTGGTGAAAAATCATGTTTCGCTGTTTGGCAATTACATGAACGGTTTTAGCAATACAACGCCCGGAACCGATTTTTACGGTAAAAGCTTTAAACCAGAACAGGCTAACCAATTAGAGGGTGGTATTAAACTGGATGTGTTTAACGGCAAACTAAGCAGCACCATCAGCTATTATGATATTAAGGTAAAGGATATTATCAAAGCCGATCCAAGCCATGCCAATTTTTCAATTCAGGACGGCTCACAATATAGCCGCGGCTTTGAGGCGGAGGTAATTGCCAACCCTGTTAAAGGCCTTAACATTGTGGCCGGTTATTCGCATAATAATAGCCTGATGACTAATTCGAGCCCGACTTATGATAATGGCCGCAGGCCGCAAACGGCGGGCCCGGCTAACTCGGCTAACTTTTGGGCCAGCTATACGCTAATAGCCGGAAATGCCAAGGGATTAGGCCTTGGTTTTGGCGGTAATTACTCAGGCGATAACCAGGTGATTAATAACGCTTATAACGGGGTATTTACCCTGCCATCATTTACGGTGTTGAACACTGGCGTTTTCTATAATAAAGAAAAATACCGTTTGGCTGTAAATGTTAACAATTTAACCAATAAAGAGTATTGGATAGGTTATACTACGGTTAATCCGCAGATGCTCAGGCAAGTGATAGCCAGCCTGAGCTACAAATTTTAA
- a CDS encoding Crp/Fnr family transcriptional regulator has protein sequence MQGIEEILRRQIEKIVELTDDEFHFILSHFTIKSFKKHQYVVQAGNPTLNDHFVVKGLLRSFYLDEAGKSHILQFAMEDWWISDPQAYHNGGNATLNIDCLEDTQVYMITLENREKLCAELRKMEFFFRKKTQAGYIALQKRIQSLMSQTAKERYDQFLHLYPQLSQRVPKTLIASYLGISRETLSRMAEH, from the coding sequence ATGCAAGGGATAGAAGAAATTTTACGTAGACAAATTGAGAAGATCGTAGAACTTACGGATGATGAATTTCATTTTATATTGTCGCACTTTACTATAAAGAGTTTCAAAAAGCATCAATATGTTGTTCAGGCGGGAAATCCGACACTAAACGACCATTTTGTTGTGAAGGGTTTGCTAAGGTCGTTTTATTTAGATGAAGCGGGTAAGAGCCATATTTTACAATTTGCGATGGAGGATTGGTGGATATCCGACCCGCAAGCCTACCACAACGGCGGAAATGCAACCCTGAACATCGACTGCCTGGAAGATACTCAGGTGTACATGATAACATTAGAAAACCGGGAAAAGCTTTGTGCAGAGTTGAGGAAGATGGAGTTCTTTTTCAGGAAAAAAACACAAGCCGGATACATTGCGCTCCAAAAGCGCATCCAATCGCTGATGAGCCAAACGGCCAAAGAGCGATACGATCAATTTTTACATTTATATCCCCAGCTATCACAACGTGTGCCCAAAACACTGATAGCGTCATACTTAGGTATTTCGCGGGAAACGCTAAGCCGTATGGCCGAACATTAG
- a CDS encoding SDR family oxidoreductase has translation MEQIALVVGASGITGSNLAESLIAKGWITYGLARKPNHDIKDLKPVSADLLNIDSLKAALADVYPTHVYITSWMRNDTEAENIRVNSLMIRNLLNVLSTKHTVQHVALVTGLKHYLGPFEAYAKEGFLPETPLREEHPRLNIENFYYAQEDEVYAAAARDGFTWSIHRPHTVIGKAVGNMMNLGTTLAVYATICKETGRPFIWPGSAAQWNGLSDVTDARVLAEQLIWASTTEAARNEAFNVVNGDVFRWSWLWKQLAAFFGIEAIGYEGTIRPLEKEIANDGPVWKKIAEKYQLKEADLSRLASAWHTDLDLGRPIEVMTDMSKSRKLGFTVFQKTDESFYDLFEQLRKDELIP, from the coding sequence ATGGAACAAATAGCATTAGTTGTTGGGGCAAGCGGTATTACCGGGAGTAATTTGGCCGAAAGCCTGATTGCCAAGGGATGGATAACCTACGGCTTGGCCCGGAAACCCAACCATGACATCAAAGATTTAAAGCCGGTTTCGGCCGATCTCTTAAATATAGATAGCCTTAAAGCCGCCTTGGCAGATGTGTATCCAACTCATGTTTATATCACCAGCTGGATGCGGAACGATACCGAAGCTGAGAATATCAGGGTGAACAGTTTGATGATCCGTAATTTATTAAACGTATTATCCACAAAGCATACCGTGCAACATGTTGCCCTGGTTACCGGTTTAAAGCACTACCTGGGTCCGTTTGAAGCTTATGCCAAAGAAGGCTTTTTGCCCGAAACCCCATTACGCGAAGAGCATCCAAGGCTTAACATAGAGAACTTTTACTATGCCCAGGAAGATGAGGTATATGCCGCGGCTGCCCGCGACGGCTTTACCTGGAGCATTCATCGCCCGCACACTGTTATTGGCAAGGCCGTAGGCAATATGATGAACCTGGGTACTACCCTGGCGGTGTACGCAACAATTTGTAAAGAAACGGGCCGCCCTTTTATCTGGCCCGGCTCGGCAGCGCAGTGGAATGGCTTATCAGATGTTACAGATGCCAGGGTACTGGCCGAACAGTTGATCTGGGCGTCAACTACGGAGGCCGCGCGTAATGAGGCATTCAATGTGGTTAATGGTGATGTTTTCCGCTGGAGTTGGTTATGGAAACAATTGGCTGCTTTTTTTGGAATCGAAGCGATAGGCTACGAAGGAACAATCCGCCCACTCGAAAAAGAAATTGCGAACGATGGCCCGGTCTGGAAAAAAATAGCCGAAAAATACCAATTGAAAGAGGCTGATTTAAGTCGGCTGGCCTCAGCCTGGCACACCGATCTGGACCTTGGACGGCCAATTGAGGTAATGACGGATATGTCAAAGAGCCGCAAACTTGGATTTACAGTTTTTCAAAAAACAGACGAGTCGTTTTACGATCTGTTTGAACAGTTGCGCAAAGACGAATTGATACCATAA